A portion of the Algisphaera agarilytica genome contains these proteins:
- a CDS encoding NAD(P)H-hydrate dehydratase codes for MKLDWVESLPALPPRPEDGHKGTFGTVVVVGGSLRMPGAPALCATAALRGGVGLVKVAGALQVLASVLAIQPSATGIGLKDLGGAKGDGKTVIAIGPGLGQEKGFDVLVRGFLDWPNPLVVDADGLNALAIGEAFERSSDKPWVLTPHPGEFRRLAEQLGIEGDPTDPQQRPDAAAALARATGAVVLLKGQHTIVSDGHRVYRNTTGNPVLATAGTGDVLTGLIASLLAQGCDAFDAGVLGAHLHGSAADAWRDANGSRGMLAMELAGELPAAIARLENA; via the coding sequence ATGAAACTGGATTGGGTTGAATCTCTACCGGCACTGCCCCCACGTCCGGAAGACGGGCACAAGGGCACCTTCGGCACCGTCGTGGTCGTCGGCGGCAGCTTGCGCATGCCCGGCGCCCCGGCGTTGTGTGCGACAGCCGCCCTCCGCGGCGGCGTGGGCCTGGTCAAAGTCGCGGGGGCGCTACAGGTGCTCGCCTCGGTGCTGGCGATCCAACCCAGCGCCACGGGCATCGGTTTGAAAGACCTCGGCGGCGCGAAGGGCGACGGGAAAACCGTGATCGCGATCGGCCCGGGGCTGGGGCAGGAGAAGGGATTTGACGTGCTGGTGCGCGGGTTCCTGGATTGGCCCAACCCGCTGGTTGTGGACGCCGACGGCCTGAACGCGCTGGCGATCGGGGAGGCGTTTGAGCGGTCGTCCGACAAGCCATGGGTCCTCACGCCCCACCCCGGCGAGTTCCGCCGACTCGCCGAGCAACTCGGCATCGAGGGCGACCCGACCGACCCCCAGCAACGCCCAGACGCCGCGGCGGCCCTGGCACGGGCGACCGGCGCGGTGGTGCTCCTCAAGGGCCAACACACGATCGTGAGCGATGGGCATCGCGTTTATCGCAACACCACGGGCAACCCGGTGCTTGCCACCGCGGGCACGGGCGACGTCCTCACCGGCTTGATTGCCTCGCTGCTCGCACAGGGGTGTGATGCGTTTGATGCCGGGGTATTGGGCGCGCACCTGCACGGCAGCGCAGCCGACGCCTGGCGAGACGCCAACGGTTCGCGCGGCATGTTGGCGATGGAACTTGCGGGTGAACTGCCCGCGGCGATCGCGCGGCTCGAAAACGCGTGA
- the larB gene encoding nickel pincer cofactor biosynthesis protein LarB, producing the protein MQEGSSSDFATVDHDRAARCGHGEVIYAAGKLPHEVVAIAQELLERGSSPCVLATRCDDAQVAAMREAFDGKQPIEVGERCGAVIVGTAESKSTTPIPIVTAGTSDLKVAEEVALTCKALGFEPYPINDVGVAGLHRIMGRLDEVRAGNCVVVVAGMEGALPSVVGGLVDVPVIAVPTSVGYGASFGGLSALLGMLNSCASGVTVVNIDNGFGAAYAACQIERAVLRGGRNPENGSG; encoded by the coding sequence ATGCAAGAAGGTTCTTCGTCTGATTTTGCGACCGTTGACCACGACCGCGCCGCCCGCTGCGGGCATGGCGAGGTGATCTACGCGGCGGGCAAGCTGCCGCACGAGGTTGTGGCGATTGCCCAGGAACTGCTCGAGCGTGGCTCGAGCCCGTGCGTGTTGGCGACGCGCTGTGACGACGCGCAGGTCGCCGCGATGCGTGAGGCGTTCGACGGCAAGCAACCGATCGAGGTCGGCGAGCGCTGCGGCGCGGTGATCGTCGGCACGGCCGAGTCGAAGTCGACCACCCCCATCCCGATCGTGACCGCGGGGACGAGTGACTTGAAGGTCGCCGAAGAGGTGGCGTTGACCTGCAAGGCACTGGGCTTCGAGCCGTACCCGATCAACGACGTGGGCGTGGCGGGGCTGCACCGGATCATGGGGCGGCTCGACGAGGTGCGGGCGGGCAATTGCGTGGTCGTGGTGGCGGGGATGGAGGGCGCGTTGCCGAGCGTGGTGGGGGGCTTGGTGGACGTGCCGGTGATCGCGGTGCCGACGAGCGTGGGCTACGGCGCGAGCTTCGGCGGGCTGTCGGCGCTCCTGGGCATGCTCAACTCCTGCGCCTCGGGCGTCACCGTTGTGAACATCGACAACGGCTTCGGCGCAGCGTACGCGGCGTGCCAGATCGAACGGGCGGTCTTACGCGGGGGCAGGAATCCGGAAAACGGAAGCGGATAA
- a CDS encoding acyl carrier protein encodes MTYDEVYEKVQSVLEDALGVDEDEVSKEATLVGDLGAESIDFLDIVFRLEKEFDLKIDQSELFPENVLTDPTYVVDGKVTDEGMATLRERLPHANLDEFDGNRDVEEFSNVFTVDAVVKFVQNKLGE; translated from the coding sequence ATGACTTACGACGAAGTTTACGAAAAAGTGCAATCCGTTCTCGAAGACGCCCTGGGCGTGGACGAGGACGAGGTCAGCAAAGAAGCCACCCTGGTCGGCGACCTGGGTGCCGAGTCGATCGACTTCCTCGACATCGTCTTCCGCCTCGAGAAAGAGTTCGACCTCAAGATCGATCAGTCCGAGCTGTTCCCCGAGAACGTGCTGACCGACCCGACCTACGTCGTCGACGGCAAGGTCACCGACGAAGGCATGGCCACCCTCCGCGAACGCCTGCCCCACGCCAACCTCGACGAGTTCGACGGCAACCGCGACGTGGAAGAGTTCTCCAACGTCTTCACCGTTGATGCGGTCGTGAAGTTTGTGCAGAACAAACTAGGGGAATAA
- the galK gene encoding galactokinase: MNDQLAHTVKLFQEAYGHPPTHAAVAPGRVNLIGEHIDYCDGYVLPMAIERQAIVVGRLRTDTTAKMRSTALPGEAVFDVDDAPIGLGEPSWSRYLRGVAAFSYTPTGFELMLDSNVPAGGGLSSSAAIEVSTATLLETMGGIQLGGVNKALLCQMAEHRYGGTKCGIMDQFISAMGQAGKALLIDCVDYSTREVPLDAEKLAVLIINTNNPHQLGDEYNQRRASCERAKSLVGKASWRDISLADLEQIRATLGDTDFARGRHVVGEIKRTLECADAMEAGDWPQVGSLMYASHDSLRDDFEVSTPELDKLVELAAALGPEAGVIGARMTGGGFGGCTVTLCEAGKVDAVQEKLVAEYTQATGIEPSAFATKPAQGARVIDL; encoded by the coding sequence GTGAACGACCAACTCGCCCATACCGTCAAATTGTTCCAAGAGGCCTACGGCCACCCGCCGACCCACGCCGCCGTCGCCCCCGGCCGGGTCAACCTCATCGGCGAACACATCGACTATTGCGACGGCTACGTGCTGCCCATGGCCATCGAACGCCAGGCCATCGTCGTCGGCCGGCTCCGCACCGACACCACCGCCAAGATGCGCTCCACCGCGCTGCCCGGCGAGGCGGTCTTCGACGTCGACGATGCCCCCATCGGCCTGGGCGAGCCCAGCTGGTCGCGCTACCTCCGTGGCGTCGCGGCGTTCAGCTACACGCCGACCGGTTTCGAACTGATGCTGGATTCCAACGTCCCGGCGGGCGGGGGGCTGTCGTCGTCGGCGGCGATCGAGGTCTCCACCGCGACCCTGCTCGAAACCATGGGCGGGATCCAGCTCGGCGGGGTGAACAAGGCGCTGCTCTGTCAGATGGCCGAGCACCGCTACGGCGGGACCAAGTGCGGCATCATGGACCAGTTCATCTCCGCGATGGGCCAGGCGGGCAAGGCGCTTTTGATCGACTGCGTGGACTACTCGACGCGTGAGGTGCCGCTGGACGCCGAGAAGCTCGCGGTCCTGATCATCAACACGAACAACCCCCACCAGCTCGGCGACGAGTACAACCAGCGCCGCGCATCGTGCGAACGGGCCAAGTCGCTCGTGGGCAAGGCGAGCTGGCGGGATATCTCGCTGGCGGACCTCGAACAGATCCGAGCCACCTTGGGCGATACCGACTTCGCGCGGGGCCGACACGTGGTGGGCGAGATCAAGCGAACGCTGGAGTGTGCCGACGCGATGGAAGCGGGCGACTGGCCGCAGGTCGGCAGCCTGATGTACGCCAGCCACGACTCGCTGCGTGACGACTTTGAGGTGAGCACGCCCGAGCTGGACAAGCTCGTCGAGCTCGCCGCGGCGCTCGGCCCCGAGGCGGGCGTCATCGGTGCCCGCATGACCGGCGGCGGCTTCGGCGGATGCACCGTCACGCTCTGCGAAGCGGGCAAGGTCGATGCCGTGCAAGAGAAGCTGGTCGCCGAGTACACCCAGGCCACGGGCATCGAGCCCTCGGCCTTCGCGACCAAGCCCGCGCAGGGCGCCCGCGTGATTGATCTGTGA
- a CDS encoding 3-hydroxyacyl-ACP dehydratase FabZ family protein, whose amino-acid sequence MRWTWLDLILELERESRCVAIRNVAWAEDVLHDHFDRDAEAGLKADPSMPNSLVIEGMAQCAGILVGHARDFEEKVILAKIGKAKFTGLAARPGYTIRHTATLDRIDTSGASTTGVVELLDPATGDAHHYADINLMFSHIDQNRKGLEFPEHNFVFTQDFADLLDRSGFPMKNPPQQPVPSG is encoded by the coding sequence ATGCGCTGGACCTGGCTCGACTTGATTCTGGAACTCGAACGCGAAAGCCGCTGTGTGGCGATCCGTAACGTGGCGTGGGCCGAGGACGTGCTGCACGACCACTTCGACCGCGACGCCGAGGCCGGGCTCAAGGCCGACCCCTCGATGCCGAACTCGTTGGTGATCGAAGGCATGGCCCAGTGTGCCGGGATCCTTGTGGGCCACGCCCGCGACTTCGAAGAAAAAGTCATCCTGGCGAAGATCGGCAAGGCCAAATTCACCGGCCTCGCCGCCCGCCCGGGCTACACCATCCGCCACACCGCCACGCTCGACCGCATCGACACCAGCGGTGCCTCGACCACCGGTGTCGTCGAACTGCTCGACCCGGCCACCGGCGATGCCCACCACTACGCGGACATCAACCTGATGTTCAGCCACATCGATCAGAACCGCAAAGGCCTGGAGTTCCCCGAGCACAACTTCGTGTTCACCCAGGACTTCGCCGACCTGCTGGACCGCTCGGGGTTCCCGATGAAGAACCCGCCTCAGCAGCCGGTGCCCTCGGGGTAA
- a CDS encoding 3-hydroxyacyl-ACP dehydratase FabZ family protein translates to MRFTLIDKVLEQDDQHLVAIKNVTAAEEYLGDHFPGFPVLPGVMMLETMTQAARLLARSLDGPPTSGNLVIAEVRNLRYAAMVRPGQTLKVEVTLRKRGDDGSLDFQGLGTVGEEIAVQGRFSLTPQLPPNN, encoded by the coding sequence ATGCGTTTCACTTTAATCGACAAGGTTTTAGAGCAAGACGACCAGCATCTGGTGGCGATCAAGAACGTCACCGCCGCCGAGGAGTACCTGGGCGACCACTTCCCGGGGTTCCCCGTGCTCCCGGGCGTGATGATGCTGGAGACCATGACCCAGGCCGCACGCCTGCTGGCCCGCTCGCTGGACGGCCCGCCGACCTCGGGCAACCTGGTCATCGCCGAGGTCCGCAACCTCCGCTACGCCGCGATGGTCCGCCCCGGCCAAACGCTCAAGGTCGAGGTCACCCTCCGCAAACGCGGAGACGACGGAAGCCTCGATTTCCAAGGCCTCGGCACCGTCGGCGAAGAGATCGCCGTGCAGGGCCGATTCAGCCTGACCCCACAGCTTCCCCCCAACAACTAA
- a CDS encoding aminotransferase class IV: MAVTAPIVYHDFEFVLESKAHFDVQDRGVLFADGVYEVVRFDRGKAFAMQAHVDRLARSMAGIGLEGVSATPFAELSYELLERNQLSDAKVYWQVTRGPAARDFVVSESTEPTVTLIAYPTQPIDLDAPLAVGAGHIVEDCRWTRCWIKSLMLMPASLAKTEAVKAGAAEAIFERAKPGTDEKHITEGASTNVFIVREGQLCTHPDDGWVLGGITRQTLLDLAKHLGLPIREDAAFTREQLLAANEAFVCSTTQLTAITSVGDAVIADGTPGPTTQRLHEAYRALLLQGG, from the coding sequence ATGGCCGTGACCGCTCCGATTGTTTATCACGACTTCGAGTTTGTTCTCGAATCAAAGGCCCACTTTGATGTACAGGACCGTGGTGTCCTGTTTGCTGATGGTGTGTATGAAGTTGTACGTTTCGACCGGGGCAAGGCCTTTGCGATGCAGGCCCATGTTGATCGTTTGGCCCGCAGTATGGCGGGTATTGGGCTCGAGGGGGTATCCGCTACGCCGTTCGCGGAGTTGTCCTATGAACTTTTGGAACGGAATCAACTATCAGATGCCAAGGTGTATTGGCAGGTCACGCGTGGCCCCGCGGCACGCGACTTTGTCGTCTCCGAAAGCACCGAGCCGACGGTCACGCTGATCGCGTACCCCACCCAGCCGATCGATCTGGATGCGCCGCTCGCCGTGGGTGCCGGGCATATCGTCGAGGACTGCCGGTGGACCCGCTGCTGGATCAAGTCGCTGATGCTGATGCCCGCGTCGTTGGCCAAGACCGAGGCGGTCAAGGCCGGTGCCGCCGAGGCGATCTTCGAGCGGGCCAAGCCCGGCACCGACGAGAAGCACATCACCGAAGGCGCTTCGACCAACGTGTTTATCGTCCGCGAGGGCCAGCTGTGCACCCACCCCGACGACGGCTGGGTCCTCGGCGGGATCACGCGGCAGACCCTGTTGGACCTCGCCAAGCATCTGGGCTTACCCATCCGGGAAGACGCGGCATTCACCCGGGAGCAATTGCTAGCTGCGAACGAGGCGTTCGTGTGCAGCACGACCCAACTCACCGCCATCACCTCGGTGGGCGATGCGGTGATCGCTGACGGGACACCCGGGCCGACCACGCAGCGTCTGCATGAGGCGTACCGCGCTCTGCTGTTGCAGGGCGGTTGA
- a CDS encoding helix-turn-helix transcriptional regulator — translation MGISRVHRLIRLITLLQSRQAKSADELTLDLHVSRRTLFRDLKLLEAAGVPYYHERGKGYRIRQSYFLPPINLTVAETMGLMILAKSAEAERNRPLAPAALSAIYKLIAITPDPIREACSDLLENISVTPIQPVDGHDETRVYHELQRAIDEQLVCDVAYQSPTEDEPLTCKLMPYAMHLANNAWYVLGKTSAHGNEVRVLKLVRFRSVELTRRRFKRPAKFQVSDKLGLAWKLIPEGKEYNIEIEFSAKVATNVTEVRWHSTQQIKTLDDGRCRVSFRVDGLNEIAWWVCGYADQARVIKPAALRKRVREMHERASKLNT, via the coding sequence ATGGGGATTAGCCGCGTTCACCGCCTGATCCGATTGATCACGCTCCTGCAAAGCAGGCAGGCCAAGTCGGCCGACGAACTGACTTTGGACCTGCACGTCAGCCGACGCACGCTGTTCCGCGACCTGAAACTGCTCGAAGCCGCGGGTGTCCCGTACTACCACGAACGGGGCAAGGGCTATCGCATCCGGCAGAGCTACTTCCTCCCGCCGATCAACCTCACGGTCGCCGAGACCATGGGGCTGATGATCCTGGCCAAGTCCGCCGAGGCCGAACGCAACCGGCCGCTTGCCCCCGCCGCGCTCTCGGCGATCTACAAACTCATCGCCATCACCCCCGACCCCATCCGCGAGGCGTGCAGCGACCTCTTGGAAAACATCTCCGTCACGCCGATCCAGCCCGTCGATGGCCACGACGAGACGCGGGTCTACCACGAACTGCAACGCGCCATCGACGAGCAACTCGTCTGCGACGTCGCCTACCAATCCCCCACCGAAGACGAGCCGCTCACCTGCAAACTCATGCCCTACGCGATGCACCTGGCCAACAACGCCTGGTACGTCCTGGGCAAGACCTCCGCCCACGGCAACGAAGTCCGCGTGCTCAAACTTGTCCGCTTCCGCTCCGTCGAACTCACCCGACGGCGATTCAAACGCCCGGCCAAGTTTCAGGTCTCCGATAAGCTCGGCCTCGCCTGGAAGCTGATACCCGAAGGCAAGGAGTACAACATCGAGATCGAGTTCAGCGCCAAGGTCGCCACGAACGTGACCGAGGTCCGCTGGCACTCCACCCAACAGATCAAGACCCTCGACGACGGCCGGTGCCGGGTGAGCTTCCGAGTCGACGGTCTCAACGAGATCGCGTGGTGGGTGTGTGGGTACGCCGATCAGGCCCGCGTGATCAAGCCGGCAGCGCTTCGGAAACGGGTGCGCGAGATGCACGAGCGGGCGTCAAAACTCAACACCTGA
- the cyaB gene encoding class IV adenylate cyclase: MIVEVEAKLRLSDPQALRDKLAELDAVHDRDVTETNTYFDSPDGDLKSSDQGLRIRVEVNQATGKVDTVVTHKGPRAHGKLKSRSETEVGVNNARSAGQMLSVLGYEPVLTFEKLRTRYLLDGCRVEIDTLPYLGTFVEIEGNTDDDVLAVQAKLGLGELPLIRASYIAMLVTYLRENRISHTVVRLTEETREPQVIAQP; the protein is encoded by the coding sequence ATGATCGTCGAAGTCGAAGCCAAGCTACGTTTGAGCGACCCACAGGCCTTGCGGGACAAGCTCGCCGAACTGGACGCTGTTCACGACCGCGATGTGACCGAAACCAACACCTACTTCGACAGCCCCGATGGCGATTTGAAGAGCTCTGACCAGGGCTTGCGGATCCGCGTCGAGGTCAACCAGGCCACCGGCAAGGTGGACACAGTCGTCACCCACAAAGGCCCCCGCGCCCACGGCAAACTCAAGAGCCGATCGGAAACCGAGGTCGGCGTCAACAACGCACGCTCCGCAGGGCAGATGCTGTCGGTCTTGGGGTACGAGCCGGTGCTGACCTTTGAGAAGCTACGCACCCGCTACCTGCTCGATGGCTGCCGGGTCGAGATCGACACCCTGCCCTACCTCGGCACCTTCGTCGAGATCGAAGGCAACACCGACGACGACGTCCTCGCGGTTCAGGCCAAGCTCGGCCTGGGCGAGCTCCCGCTCATCCGCGCCAGCTATATCGCCATGCTGGTGACCTACCTCCGCGAAAACCGGATCTCCCACACGGTCGTCAGGCTGACCGAAGAGACCCGCGAACCGCAGGTCATCGCGCAGCCCTGA